Proteins co-encoded in one Candidatus Woesearchaeota archaeon genomic window:
- a CDS encoding class I SAM-dependent methyltransferase has product MTYYDTIASGYSELHREEQLKKIALIKKHIPFHEKWKILDVGCGPYFADFPGTVVGIDPSFQLLKLAKQKILAALGKGEMLPFRTNAFMVVVSITALQNFDDIEQGLLEMKRVAKEFIVISALKKSPKIGLIEELMGKIFPSFKAIEEEKDIIFFCRKY; this is encoded by the coding sequence ATGACCTACTACGATACGATCGCGTCTGGCTATTCTGAACTGCATCGAGAAGAACAACTCAAGAAAATTGCGCTGATTAAGAAACATATCCCTTTTCACGAGAAATGGAAGATTCTTGACGTGGGTTGCGGTCCTTATTTCGCAGACTTTCCTGGAACAGTTGTTGGCATTGATCCTTCTTTTCAATTATTGAAACTCGCAAAGCAAAAAATTCTTGCTGCTCTTGGAAAAGGAGAAATGCTGCCGTTTCGAACAAACGCTTTCATGGTTGTTGTGTCTATCACCGCACTGCAGAACTTCGATGACATTGAACAAGGATTATTGGAAATGAAACGAGTCGCGAAAGAATTTATTGTTATTAGCGCTCTGAAAAAAAGTCCAAAGATTGGATTGATTGAAGAATTGATGGGAAAAATATTTCCTTCATTCAAAGCAATT